A window of Tripterygium wilfordii isolate XIE 37 chromosome 7, ASM1340144v1, whole genome shotgun sequence contains these coding sequences:
- the LOC120001444 gene encoding uncharacterized protein LOC120001444 isoform X1, which translates to MKNKVLPFPLLDGHGEPYLYWSHLHGNSTRFGFWSNSTNPSLESFTADLCSCPKPLLRGGSCSMFVIIGGERPCTVLPVDVFAWVHLQHKPLAGAESFLVFICMAILLAQGPNLNSIAGFSFVGAITALSIAEGRPSDVSHGPRKKPDSDIEGHSNVLIAIGIIVLAFRGHNLALEIQATLPSSPEKASKKTMCKGVTVSYALSLVPMSLGYSRILGLWKQAGTHRLHAKRRAFDSICAVPWPHDFKVCKRTYIHDDHHKQSVFISNLRDAGFRQLGVQVREHQEEVVSMVGEERIKNIRWRDIIHDSSDISILGKICSFDWRVYIAFSICLSMFHVDFNQETKTI; encoded by the exons ATGAAGAACAAGGTTTTGCCTTTTCCACTCTTGGATG GGCATGGGGAACCATATCTTTATTGGTCGCATTTACATGGCAACTCTACACGATTTGGCTTTTGGTCCAACTCCACGAATCCGTCCCTGGAATCCTTTACAGCAGATTTATGCAGCTGTCCAAAGCCGCTTTTG CGGGGGGGTTCATGTTCGATGTTCGTCATCATTGGAGGTGAGAGACCTTGTACTGTTTTACCAGTTGACGTGTTCGCGTGGGTCCACCTGCAACACAAGCCATTGGCTGGCGCTGAGTCGTTCTTGGTGTTCATATGTATGGCTATTCTTCTGGCCCAGGGGCCCAACTTGAATTCCATTGCTGGGTTTTCCTTCGTCGGGGCAATCACGGCCTTGTCAATTGCTGAAGGTCGGCCCAGTGATGTGTCTCACGGCCCAAGGAAAAAGCCCGATTCAGATATAGAGGGACATAGCAATGTCTTGATTGCAATTGGGATCATAGTTCTTGCATTCAGAGGCCATAATCTTGCGCTTGAGATCCAG GCAACACTCCCTTCAAGCCCGGAAAAAGCCTCAAAGAAAACAATGTGCAAAGGTGTCACTGTGTCATATGCACTGAGCCTCGTCCCTATGTCCCTTGGCTATAGCAGGATATTGGGTTTATGGAAACAAG CAGGTACCCACAGATTACATGCGAAAAGGAGGGCTTTTGACAGCATTTGTGCGGTACCATGGCCACACGACTTCAAAGTCTGTAAAAGGACTTATATACATGATGATCATCATAAACAGTCTGTGTTCATATCAAATCTACGGGATGCTGGTTTTCGACAACTTGGAGTTCAGGTACGTGAACATCAAGAAGAGGTCGTGTCCATGGTGGGTGAGGAGAGGATTAAGAATATTCGCTGGAGGGATATCATACATGATAGCAGTGACATTTCCATTCTTGGGAAGATTTGCAGCTTTGATTGGAGGGTTTACATTGCCTTTAGCATATGCTTATCCATGTTTCATGTGGATTTCAATCAAGAAACCAAGACCATATAG
- the LOC120001444 gene encoding uncharacterized protein LOC120001444 isoform X2: MKNKVLPFPLLDGHGEPYLYWSHLHGNSTRFGFWSNSTNPSLESFTADLCSCPKPLLRGGSCSMFVIIGGERPCTVLPVDVFAWVHLQHKPLAGAESFLVFICMAILLAQGPNLNSIAGFSFVGAITALSIAEGRPSDVSHGPRKKPDSDIEGHSNVLIAIGIIVLAFRGHNLALEIQATLPSSPEKASKKTMCKGVTVSYALSLVPMSLGYSRILGLWKQGTHRLHAKRRAFDSICAVPWPHDFKVCKRTYIHDDHHKQSVFISNLRDAGFRQLGVQVREHQEEVVSMVGEERIKNIRWRDIIHDSSDISILGKICSFDWRVYIAFSICLSMFHVDFNQETKTI; the protein is encoded by the exons ATGAAGAACAAGGTTTTGCCTTTTCCACTCTTGGATG GGCATGGGGAACCATATCTTTATTGGTCGCATTTACATGGCAACTCTACACGATTTGGCTTTTGGTCCAACTCCACGAATCCGTCCCTGGAATCCTTTACAGCAGATTTATGCAGCTGTCCAAAGCCGCTTTTG CGGGGGGGTTCATGTTCGATGTTCGTCATCATTGGAGGTGAGAGACCTTGTACTGTTTTACCAGTTGACGTGTTCGCGTGGGTCCACCTGCAACACAAGCCATTGGCTGGCGCTGAGTCGTTCTTGGTGTTCATATGTATGGCTATTCTTCTGGCCCAGGGGCCCAACTTGAATTCCATTGCTGGGTTTTCCTTCGTCGGGGCAATCACGGCCTTGTCAATTGCTGAAGGTCGGCCCAGTGATGTGTCTCACGGCCCAAGGAAAAAGCCCGATTCAGATATAGAGGGACATAGCAATGTCTTGATTGCAATTGGGATCATAGTTCTTGCATTCAGAGGCCATAATCTTGCGCTTGAGATCCAG GCAACACTCCCTTCAAGCCCGGAAAAAGCCTCAAAGAAAACAATGTGCAAAGGTGTCACTGTGTCATATGCACTGAGCCTCGTCCCTATGTCCCTTGGCTATAGCAGGATATTGGGTTTATGGAAACAAG GTACCCACAGATTACATGCGAAAAGGAGGGCTTTTGACAGCATTTGTGCGGTACCATGGCCACACGACTTCAAAGTCTGTAAAAGGACTTATATACATGATGATCATCATAAACAGTCTGTGTTCATATCAAATCTACGGGATGCTGGTTTTCGACAACTTGGAGTTCAGGTACGTGAACATCAAGAAGAGGTCGTGTCCATGGTGGGTGAGGAGAGGATTAAGAATATTCGCTGGAGGGATATCATACATGATAGCAGTGACATTTCCATTCTTGGGAAGATTTGCAGCTTTGATTGGAGGGTTTACATTGCCTTTAGCATATGCTTATCCATGTTTCATGTGGATTTCAATCAAGAAACCAAGACCATATAG
- the LOC120001600 gene encoding signal recognition particle 43 kDa protein, chloroplastic: MDSLLMHQSLSRLKLSPKQVQAPQFTSAPSHYRIRPTHCKPQFTLFAIQDQEQQQSQLTQQTKTQEGVDESYGEVSKIIGSRAVQDGSGMAYLIEWKDGHTPSWVPQSYIAKDVVAEYETPWWMAAKKADDQALANILSADDDRDVDAVDPEGRTALLFVSGLGSEKCVRVLAEAGADLNHRDNSGGLTALHMAAGYVKPGVVKLLLELGADPEIEEDRGLTPLDLAKEVLKVIPKGNPMQFARRLGLESVIRSFEEELFEYAEVQEIVDKRGKGDQLEYLVKWKDGGDHEWVKPWFIGEDLVRDFEAGLEYAVAEGVVGKRVVGDDGKREFLVKWTDLDEPTWEPEENVDPDLIKAFEEAQAQSNGLANVVSDLLEHDK; the protein is encoded by the coding sequence ATGGACTCTCTCCTGATGCACCAGTCTCTCTCGCGCCTCAAACTCTCCCCGAAACAGGTTCAAGCCCCGCAATTCACCTCTGCACCCTCTCACTACCGCATCAGACCCACCCACTGCAAGCCACAGTTTACTCTCTTCGCCATCCAAGACCAGGAGCAACAGCAGTCCCAATTGACACAACAAACAAAGACTCAAGAGGGCGTCGACGAGTCGTATGGAGAAGTCAGCAAAATCATCGGTAGCAGAGCAGTTCAAGATGGGTCGGGTATGGCGTACTTGATCGAGTGGAAAGACGGTCATACCCCCTCGTGGGTTCCACAGAGTTACATCGCGAAAGACGTGGTGGCGGAATACGAGACTCCCTGGTGGATGGCCGCCAAGAAAGCCGACGATCAGGCTCTCGCCAATATTCTCTCCGCCGATGACGACCGCGACGTGGATGCCGTAGATCCCGAAGGCCGAACTGCTCTTTTATTCGTCTCCGGCCTCGGGTCCGAGAAGTGCGTTCGAGTATTAGCCGAGGCCGGTGCGGATTTGAACCATCGAGACAATAGCGGCGGATTGACGGCGCTCCACATGGCTGCTGGGTATGTGAAGCCGGGTGTGGTAAAGTTGTTGTTGGAGCTCGGGGCGGATCCGGAGATTGAAGAAGATAGAGGATTGACGCCGTTGGATTTGGCGAAGGAGGTTTTGAAAGTGATCCCAAAAGGGAACCCAATGCAATTTGCGAGAAGATTGGGGTTGGAGAGTGTAATTAGGAGTTTTGAGGAGGAATTGTTCGAGTACGCGGAGGTGCAGGAGATAGTGGATAAGAGAGGGAAGGGTGATCAATTGGAGTATTTGGTCAAATGGAAGGACGGTGGGGATCATGAGTGGGTCAAACCGTGGTTTATCGGGGAAGATCTGGTGCGGGACTTTGAGGCCGGGCTCGAGTACGCCGTGGCTGAAGGGGTGGTGGGGAAGAGAGTTGTGGGTGATGATGGGAAGAGAGAGTTTCTTGTGAAATGGACGGATTTGGATGAGCCCACGTGGGAGCCGGAGGAGAATGTTGATCCCGATTTGATCAAGGCCTTTGAGGAGGCCCAGGCCCAGAGTAATGGGCTGGCTAATGTTGTTTCCGATTTGCTTGAACATGACAAATAG
- the LOC120002731 gene encoding L-ascorbate oxidase homolog, translating into MVARGDMICHLCVVTITWMVLASNVINAENPYRFFDWNITYGNIYPLGVPQQGILINGQFPGPDIYSVTNDNLIINVHNSLPEPFLISWNGVQQRKNSYQDGVYGTTCPIPPGKNFTYTLQMKDQIGSFYYYPSLAFHKAAGGFGGIRILSRPLIPVPFPEPAGDFTLLIGDWYKTNHSILKAILDGGHKLPSPDGVLINGRGSGASITFEQGKTYRLRISNVGLKNSLNFRIQGHQMKLVEVEGTHTVQNTYSSLDIHAGQSYSVLITADQPPKDYYIAVSTRFTNEVLNTTAILHYSNSASPVSGPIPNGPATYDISWSFNQARSIRTNLTASGPRPNPQGSYHYGLVNITRTIQLVSSADQVNDKQRYAVNGVSFVPADTPLKLADYFKINGVFRVGSIPDSYPAGKKMHLDTSVMGANFRDFIEIVIQNKENILQTWHLNGYNFWVVGMDAGTWTPVNRNEYNLQDAISRSTTQVYPKSWTAIYVALDNVGMWNMRAEFWARQYLGQQFYLRVYTPSNSTRDEYPIPTNALLCGRARG; encoded by the exons ATGGTGGCAAGAGGTGATATGATTTGTCACCTCTGTGTAGTTACAATTACATGGATGGTACTGGCGAGTAATGTCATCAACGCTGAAAATCCTTACAGATTCTTTGACTGGAACATCACCTATGGAAATATCTATCCTCTAGGAGTCCCACAACAg GGGATTTTGATAAATGGACAGTTTCCAGGGCCTGATATATACTCAGTCACCAATGACAATCTCATTATCAATGTTCATAATAGCTTGCCTGAGCCTTTTCTCATATCATG GAATGGGGTACAGCAAAGGAAGAATTCTTATCAAGATGGAGTGTATGGCACAACATGTCCAATCCCTCCAGGGAAGAACTTCACTTACACTCTGCAAATGAAAGACCAAATTGGGAGCTTCTATTACTACCCATCACTAGCCTTCCACAAGGCAGCTGGTGGCTTTGGAGGCATTAGAATCCTAAGCAGGCCTTTGATTCCTGTTCCTTTCCCTGAACCTGCTGGGGATTTCACTCTTCTTATTGGAGATTGGTACAAGACCAATCACTCG ATATTGAAGGCTATATTAGATGGTGGTCACAAGCTTCCTTCCCCTGATGGTGTCCTGATTAACGGTCGTGGCAGCGGTGCATCCATCACTTTTGAACAAG GGAAAACTTACAGGCTGAGAATATCAAATGTGGGGCTTAAGAATTCACTCAACTTTAGAATTCAAGGCCACCAGATGAAACTTGTTGAAGTTGAGGGAACCCACACTGTACAAAACACATATTCGTCGCTAGATATTCACGCAGGCCAATCCTACTCTGTTCTAATCACAGCAGACCAACCCCCTAAAGACTACTATATTGCTGTCTCAACTCGTTTCACTAACGAGGTCCTCAACACCACTGCGATTCTTCATTACAGCAACTCTGCCAGTCCTGTTTCTGGTCCAATCCCAAATGGACCAGCCACCTATGACATTAGCTGGTCTTTCAACCAGGCTCGGTCTATCAGGACTAACCTGACAGCAAGCGGGCCGAGACCGAACCCTCAAGGATCATACCACTATGGTCTTGTCAACATTACTAGAACCATCCAGTTAGTAAGCTCAGCAGATCAGGTTAATGACAAGCAAAGATACGCAGTTAATGGAGTGTCTTTTGTCCCAGCTGACACACCTCTTAAGCTTGCAGACTACTTCAAGATCAATGGAGTGTTTCGGGTTGGAAGCATCCCAGATTCTTACCCTGCTGGCAAGAAAATGCATCTTGACACATCAGTCATGGGTGCCAATTTCCGAGACTTTATTGAGATTGTGATTcagaacaaagaaaatattCTCCAGACCTGGCATCTAAATGGATACAACTTCTGGGTGGTTGG AATGGATGCAGGAACATGGACACCCGTGAATCGAAATGAGTACAATCTTCAAGATGCTATTTCGCGTTCCACAACTCAG GTGTATCCCAAGTCATGGACTGCTATTTATGTAGCATTAGATAATGTGGGAATGTGGAACATGAGGGCTGAATTTTGGGCGCGACAATATCTCGGACAACAATTTTACCTTCGTGTATATACGCCCTCAAATTCGACGAGAGATGAGTATCCAATTCCAACAAATGCCCTTCTCTGTGGCAGGGCCAGAGGCTGA
- the LOC120001445 gene encoding uncharacterized protein LOC120001445: MHAKTDSEGTSLDTSWPLRSPPRRPMYYVQSPSNHDVEKMSYGSSPTGSPAHHYYHCSPIHHSRESSTSRFSASLKNPRSLSAYKHVQIDREDDDDDNEMDGDDRGPSRNVRLVVCGVLGFVVLFTTFSLILWGASKSYNPKIIVKNMVFENFNVQAGSDGSGVPTDMLSLNSTVKIHYRNPATFFAVHVTSSPFQLHYFQLLVASGQMKKFTQSRKSQRTVVTVVQGHQVPLYGGVSILKTDRQHLDTATLPLNLTFVLKSRAYILGRLVKSKFYRRVRCPVTLKGNKLGQPLTLGDSCDYR; the protein is encoded by the exons ATGCACGCCAAGACCGATTCGGAGGGGACGAGTCTCGACACCTCATGGCCGCTACGTTCTCCTCCGCGCAGGCCCATGTACTACGTGCAGAGCCCATCCAACCACGATGTCGAAAAAATGTCTTACGGGTCTAGCCCGACGGGTTCTCCGGCCCACCACTACTACCACTGCTCCCCGATACACCATTCTCGCGAGTCCTCCACGTCGCGTTTCTCCGCCTCGCTGAAGAACCCCAGGAGCCTCTCAGCGTACAAGCACGTTCAGATTGATCGCGAAGATGACGACGACGATAATGAAATGGACGGTGACGATCGGGGTCCAAGCCGCAATGTGAGGTTGGTTGTTTGTGGGGTTTTGGGGTTCGTTGTGCTGTTCACGACGTTCTCGTTGATCTTGTGGGGCGCTAGCAAGTCTTACAACCCTAAAATCATCGTCAAG AACATGGTGTTCGAGAATTTTAACGTACAAGCGGGGAGCGATGGGTCGGGAGTGCCAACGGATATGCTTTCGTTAAATTCGACGGTCAAGATTCACTACCGAAATCCGGCGACATTCTTCGCCGTACACGTCACCTCTTCTCCTTTTCAGCTTCACTATTTCCAGCTTCTGGTCGCCTCCGGACAG ATGAAGAAGTTTACACAATCAAGGAAGAGCCAGAGGACGGTGGTGACGGTAGTGCAAGGCCATCAGGTGCCACTCTATGGAGGGGTGTCGATTCTGAAAACTGATAGACAACACCTTGATACAGCCACATTGCCTCTGAATCTGACATTTGTGTTGAAATCGAGGGCTTACATACTTGGAAGACTGGTGAAGTCCAAGTTCTATAGGCGAGTCAGATGCCCAGTTACTCTAAAGGGTAACAAACTTGGCCAGCCCCTTACTTTGGGAGATTCTTGTGACTACCGTTGA